acactaatacaagatgttaataataggggaaactggccAGGGGGGAGTAAGGAGGAGGAGATATATAGAAACTgtactttctgcttaattttttctgtaaaaacctaaaactgctctaaaaaataaagcctattaattaaaaacaaaagatatcaGCCAAAATTTTAATGACTCCTTAAAGGCCAAGTGTGGGCTAGCATGTCACTTTGGAACAGCTGGGGAGCCCTCATACAAGAAGTGTTTCCACTCAAGTGCAAGCTCTTCTCCATGGGCCTGCACTAGGAACTAACAAGAAAGATTAGGCACAGGGCAGAAAATCTGAGACAGCCCCCATCtgtggcaaaaataaacaagtgcaGTGTCCTACCCACTTCCCTGGACCCTGCCCACCTACAAAGCAAAAGCCTAAgctgctgggggaagggaagcaaACTCTTTTTCCCATAGGACAATACACAAAGATCTACTGCTTCTGAGAGAGGAGTAAAAGCAAAACCTCTCTGCctctggaggaggggtgggaaaTCCTCCTACACCCAGGACAGAGGCAAGGATCCACTGCTACTAGGATAGGGATAAAAGCAGAAGTCCTCTGTCCCAGGGGAAGGGGCAAGAAACTACCCTGGGTCCAGAATCTTATACCTAAACCAAGCAGAGTTCTGCTACTATTGAAGAAGGACAGGAAACTACCATCTAGGAACAACCACAGATACAAGATAGAGTTTGGCTGCCCcaggcagaagagaaaggaactctaAGGAAGCCCTGCTCCTGAGGCCCAAGCACATAGAGCTTGCCTAAAACTGAAGctggaaaggaaagcagagaacatTCCTCTGCCCATGCTGTAAGCCTAGCAACAAGCAACAGCAGTATACTTTTGGTGATGAAGCAAGAGCACAGAGAGAGCCCCCTTCACCTCTGTGATGCAGGCTTGCAGGAATAGCCaaaaagaggggaaggaggacCATTTGAGAAAACCCCTCTGGGCACCCGAGCCCCCCACCATAAACACAGGGTAACAGCAGCCCACCACTAGAGGCATTTGAAGCCTGTGGTGCACTGAAggtaacaataacaataataagacCTAAGCCCAGCTCAGCTTCCAACTAGATAAGCCCAATTCTCCACACTAATGCTCGACAGAAGAAGAGGCATATCCATTTCTAGACATAAATACTCAGTCTATACTGTTCTTTTACCTCTAATGCCTGGCATTCATTCAAAAATCACAAGACATGCCcaaaaaagcaagacaaaataACCTCAAATATCTGACATTTAATCAAAAATTATaagacatgcaaaaaaaaaaagtaagacaaaataaCCCATTGTCAAGAGATAAAGCAAACAACAGAACCAGATTCAGAAATGACCCTAATGTTGGAGTTATCAgatagggaatttaaaataactatgagaaATATGTTAAAGAATCTACTGGAAAGGTGAACAACATGTATGAACAGAAGGAGAActtaaggagaaatgaaaactatgtggaaaaaaaatcaaatggaaatgctaaaaataaaaatctcatcagAGATGAAAAATTCCTCTGATGGGTTCTTCAGTATGGGACAGAGCCAAGGAAAGATTCATTTGATGCACTGATAAATAGATGgaacacagctgaggaaagagtcaGTCAACTTAAAGATAGGTCAGTAGAAATTGTCCAGCTGAAATACAAGTAGAAAAAAACTTCTTTCAAAAAGAACAGAGTATTGAAGAGCTACAGAGGTATGGAACAATACAAATGATCTAACATACATATAATTTgtgtttcagaagaaaaaaaaaccagaaagaatggggcataagaaatatttgaagtgataaCGCCATagaatttcccccaaaataatgaaagacatcaaaccacaggTACAAGAATCTCTGAGAACCCTAAgtagaataaacaaagaaatggggagggggagggaccTATCTAGAGACATCATAGTCTAGCTaatgaaaaccaaagagaaagagaaaatcttgaaagcacccaagaaaaaagaagcatTACATATAGATGAACAAAGTCAAGAATTATagatttctctttgaaaaatgaaattttaaaaaaataataactatgacAAAATTTATATCACTGTCTCAAGAAAAAAGTCTTCAAGTTCCAAGAGGTTTCATAATTTCTATTATATTAACCATTACCTGCTCCTTTTACAAAATTCACTTTCTATGTAGACTGTCGGCAGTTTAAGCCACTCATTTGGAGTCATAAAGTGCCTTGAAGTAGAAATTCTTGGGAATCTGGAATACAGTTTGGCCTTCTCAAcctctttaaattctttcattgtatatattttgccTGTAGGAAGATTAGTAACCTAAATTAGCACTCTTAAATGCAACTCTCATTGCTCTAGGATTATGAAATCATATAACAGTGAGGAACTAAGTACCAGTCTCACACTGAAGAAGAGTTCTCTTTTCGTCATCTTTGTCATATTGTGCCTTTTTCAAAGGATCACGCAATGGTGGGATGGTAACCTACAAGAAAAGCAGTTCTTTGAGAACTCCGTTGCAGGTCTTTTCTGTCTATCTTAAGCATCCATGTATGACTGTTAGCCAGAGAAATAAGAATACAGTGTCTACAAACTAACGGCAGTCTAACCACCATATATATTTAACACATTACAAAGAAATGGAGGCACTCCAACACATCTCTTAGCACGGCCCTCCAGCCTTGTTTAGCTCTTGTTTTAATAAACCTATCAGATCATTGTGTATATTCTTAGATACTATACTCAAATTTGTTAAgcagtagtttcttaaaggttagttatgatgtggaatctgaaaccatatcaataaaTTATTCAGggggtgacatcagcaaaatggcggactgagctgacccaggactctctcgCCTCCAAACTACAACCCAAACCCAGAACTGAATTTCAGCCAATAACTCTAATAATAACAGagatcgtcagagacccacagcagcaaaacgacagagggtggagaggctggagcccccctcggaggagctggaaaagggtaagagagaactttgctccatCCCATAGAGACTGGGATGTCTCCcgggggtgagggaaggagcgggggaggggtcATGCATCCGTGGGATTGTCCAAGACTCCCAATGCCCATGCAGCAGAAACCCTCTAACGGGGGAAAGCTTTCGTGTtgggggaccccatcaagccagggccccgggaaaccagagagcgagagctgatcGGAATCCAGGTCAGCATgcgagagaaagtgcccctcctcccccaaccggCACTGCATGCCGCCATCgcagctgaaggtggagggctcagaacgcGTGCCTCTCGACCCCcttctagtggcaacaggctgtaactgcaaccgaataattcTATCATATGCAAAAACTGCTCCTATACCATACAGCAATTTAtgaaagctccagaccagaaggaaaacaataaaaacacagaattaagtcctgagcacttggaaataggtaaactaagtgaaaatgagttcagagtagttatcatcaaaaaactcaatgaagtaaagggaaatatagagaaacaagtcaacaagttctgtagttacttcacaaaagagatagaaactataaagaaaaatcaatcagaaatattagagatgaaaaatacaatgagtcagataaaacagaaaacgGACTCCCTGAATGCATGTGTagacaccacagaggagcaaattagcataatcgaagacagatgggctgaatggctccagacagaggaagaaacagaactaagaattaaaaaaaatgaaaagaatctccgagaaatagcagattcaatgaggaaatccaatttaagaattatcaGAATTCCggagggcgtggaaaaggaaaatggagcagaaagtgtgcttaacgaaattatagaagagaacttcccaaatctagggattgagggagaaatgtatGTGGAGgcagctttcagatctcctagatttgtcaatgtaaaaagacctactgcaaggcatatagtagtaaaaatgacaaaaatgaaagacaaagaaagaatactcagggcagcaagacagaagaaaataacctacaaaggaactcctatcagactttcagcggatttctctacagaaaccttacaagctaggagagaatggaatgacatattcaaaactttaaaagataaaaatcttcagccaagaatactctatccagcaaaaatatccttcagatatgagggagaaattaaatcttttccagacaaacaaaagttaagggaatttgtaaccaaaagtactccactacaagaaatcctcaagaaggctctcatacctgaaaaaagaaaaaaagggagaaaggggtcacaaaccacagagtagggagacagatagaaccagaataggatagcaaatattcaaccatagcattaggataaagggaaggaaactaccaaagcaaagacaatcttatcactctaaccacaaactcataacacgagttggaataagagatgaaaataataatttaggaggggaagaggaaagggactaaatcagtctaggccaagtaagtaagagaccaccagaaaatggactatattatacacgagattctaaatacaaacttcagggtagccactaaactaaaaaaaaaaacagagacacaaaacataaataaggaaaaatctaagaaacccagcataagaaattgcagaagtcaatgggtaggctaaacacacacaggacgagaaacaaaggaaatgcaggaaaaccggaTAACGAGccacagaatgacagcattaagccctcatgcatcaataatcaccctcaatgtaaacggattgaactctccaataaaaagacacagagtggcaaaatggattaaataacaagatccaacaatttgttgcctccaggaaacacacctcagccccaaggacaaacacaggctcagagtgaaagggtggaagacaatacttcaagctaatagcaaacaaaagaaagcaggtgtcacaatacttatatcagacaaaacggatttcaaaataaggcaggtaaagagagacacagagggacaatatataatgatcaaactGACACTTTATCAAGAAATAACgcatataaatatctatgcacccaacacaggagcaccaaagttcataaagcaactattaacagacctaaaggaagatgttaaagacaacacaataatagtagggaacctcaacaccccactcacatcaatggacagatcacccagacagaaaatcaacaaggaaatagtggaactaaatgaaaagctaaaacaattggacttaatagacatatatagaacacttcatccaaaaacagcagaatacacattcttcgcaagtgcacatggaacattctcaaggatagaccatatgttgggaaacaaggcaagcctctacaaattttaaaaaatttaaataataacaagcatcttctctgatcataatgctataaggctagaaattaattacaagaaaaaagctgagaaaggcacaaggatgtggagactaaacaatatgctattgaacaagcaatggatcactgaagaaattaaagaagaaattaaaaaatacctggagacaaatgaaaatgataacatgccataccaactcatatgggatacaacaaaagctgtattaagaggaaaatttattgcaatacagacacatcttaacaaacaagaaaaatcccaaataagcaatcttaaactacacctaactgaattagagaaagaacaaagcccaaagtcagcagaaggagagaaataataaaaatcagagcagaaataaatgctattgaaacgaaaaaggcagtagaaaggatcaatgaaacaaagagctggttctttgagaagataaataaaattgacaaacccctagccagacttacaaagaaaaaaagggagaaagctcaaataaacaaaatcagaaatgaaagagaagaaataacaatagaCTCCGCAGAAGTACAACggaatataagagaatactacgaaaaactatatgccaacagaatggataacctagaggaaatggataaattcttggactcctacaatctcccaaagctcactcaagaagaagcagacaatttgataagcccaatcacaaggaaagagattgaaacagcaatcaaaaacatcacaaagaataaaaccccaggaccagatggctttcctggggaattctaccaaactttcagagaggatttaatacctctccttttcaagctattccaaaaaattagggaggatggaacacttcctaatacattctacgaggccaacatcacgctgataccaaagcctgacaaggacagcacgaaaaaagagaactacaggccaatatcactgatgaacatagatgcaaaaattctaaacaaaattttggcaaccagaattcgcaattcatcaaaaggatcatacatcatgatcaagtgggattcataccagggatacagggatggttcaacatctgcaaatcaatcaatgtgatacaccacatcaacaaactgaggaataaaaaccacatgatcatctcaatagatgcagagaaagcatttgacaagatccaacagccatttatgataaaaactctgaacaaaatggacacagaagggaactacctcaacacaataaaggccatatatgacaaacccacagccaacatcatattcaatgggcaaaaactgagcgccatccccctgagaacaggaacgagacaaggatgccctctatcaccactcttatttaacatagtactggaggtcctggccaaagcaatcaggcaagaaaaaggaataaaaggaatccaaatagggaaggaagaagtgaaactctcgctgtttgcagacgacatgatcttatatatagaaaaccccaaagaatccattggaaaacttttagaagtaatcaacaactacagcaaagttgcagggtataaaatcaatttgcataaatcagtagcatttctatattctaataacgaactaacagaaaaataactcaagaacacaatgccattcacaatcgctacaaaaagaataaaatatcacagggtgaatttaactaaggaagtgaaagacctatacaatcaaaatcacaaggcctttctgaaagaaatggatgatgacataaagagatggaaagacattccatgtacatggattagaagaataaacatagttaaaatgtccattctacctaaagcaatctacagatacaATGCTATCTCAATCAgattcccaatgacattctttacagaattagaacaaagaatcctaaaattcatatggggcaacaaaagaccctgaattgctaaagcaatcctgagaaaaaaagaacaaaatgagaggcatcacaatccctgacttcaaaacatactacaaagctacagtaatcaaaacagcatggtactggtacaaaaacaggtgcacagatcaatggaacagaattgaaagcccagaaataaaaccacacatctatggacagcttatcttcaacaaaggagctgagggcatataatggagaaaagaaagtcttttcaacaaatggtgctgggaaaactggaaagccacatgtaaaagaatgaagattgaccattctttctcaccattcaccaaaataaactcaaactggatcaaagacctaaaggtgagacctgaaaccataaggcttctagaagaaaatggaggcagtacactctttgacatcagtattcaaaggatcttttcggacaccatgtcttctcagagaagggaaacaataggaagaataaagaaatgggacttcatcagactaaagagcttcttccaggcaaatgaaaacaggattgaaacaaaaaaacaagccactaactgggaaaaaatatttgcaagtcatacatctgacaaaggcctaatatccataatatataaagaactcacacaactcaacaacaaaaaatcaaacaacccgatcaaaaaatggggtGGAGACATGAAcagttatttctccaaagaagatatatggatggccaataggcacatgaaaagatgttcatcattgctgatcatcagggaaatgcaaatcaaaactacactaagatatcaccttacacccattagaatgacaaaaatatctaaaagtaatagtaacaaatgttggagaggttgtggagaaaaaggaaccctcatacactgctggtgggaatgcaaactggcgcagccactatggaaaacagtatggagattcctcaaaaaattaaaaatagaactaccatacgacccagctatcccactactgggtatccatccaaagagcttgaagtcagcaattccaaaagtcctatgcaccccaatgtttattgcagcattatttacaatagccaagacatggaagcaacctaagtgcccatcaacagatgactggataaagaagatgtggtatatatatacaatggaatactactcagccataaaaaagaacaaaatcatcccatttgcaacatggatggaccttgagggaattatgttaagtgaaataagccagacagagaacgacaatctctgtatgactccactcatatgaggaatttaaaaatgtagacaaagagaacagattagtggctaccaggggaaagatggggtggggggtgggcacaaagggtgaaggggtgcacctacaacatgactgacaataatgtacaactgaaattatgcaagattgtaacctatcattaactcaataaaaatttaaaaaataaataaataaataattcaaactCTGCTAtgttaaaatccattggtctatcCTGAACTTTGAATGGATCTCTTATCCATGTCATGAATTGGTTGTTTGGAAAAAATTGGATCACTGAGTTATGTgagatcttccaaatgttaacacattttattatacaacaatcacattcattaatatcaTTACCAATCTCATCAGTAAAGTCTTTGTGTATTAGGATACTGTCACATTCATGATGGTGAATatgatttttccaaaattagAATTCTTTGCTTAAAAGCTCACATTTTTATCATTGGTAACAAATAttatcagttgtttttcttgaagtaACAGACTCACTTCattaattttccagaaaatgtctgccaaatacccaagacttaaccatagtttgtcagtcattctttcaattaaaaatagtgttccatgaaaaaaaatcaaccaattcAAACAATTGTACTGTATTTCAGTATGCAGAAGTGTTCTTTCCATACTACCCATTTCATcatacagaatattaaaaagatgtataCTCAAAAagcaagatttaataaaattaataatttttactgtttgATCAAGGACATTCTGAAGtgaaactggaatttttttttttactatgagtGCATGCCAATGAAAATATGACTATCATTACAATTTGGTGACACTGACTTAAGTTGTTCTATGGCACCGGCAGTTTTACCtaccattgcttttgcaccatcaaaGCAAATGTTGacacaataaaaaaggaaaataatatttggcACTATTATGAAAAGCTTTGGCCTAATGGACCCCCTAAAAGGGGTTTGGGGCTCTCAAAGGTCTATGCacctcactttgagaactgctgctatAATTTCCAAGTGCTCAACTTAGCTTAGAGGTCACCTGTCAGCTTAGAAAGGCAGCATGGTAAAAGAACAGAATGGAATTTCAGTATCAAAAAGATCTGGTTTCAAATCCCAattctgcctcttactagctATAGTACTAGTTAGTATATCTAAGGCTCTGACTCTAAACTCTCAGTTTAACTCTCACCtataaaaatagggaaaatagcACGTACACACACCCcaatttggcaaaaaaaaaaggacctgCTTTGCCTGCAAATGCCAGCAGTTTAAAATGTCAATGACTCAAGGTTGGTCTATGACTCAAggatattattttgtttaataatatcTACTATTAGCAAATGTGTGGAAAAATGGATGCTGGTGGGGGCGCAAATTTATACAACCATTCTTGAGGACAGTTTGGCTATATGAATCGAAATCATGCATAGCCTTTAACTTAGCAATTCGACTTCTAGCAACTTACCCTAaggaaaaagttaataaatagtTACAGGAATGTTCATCATAATGTCATTTATAACAGCAATAGGTCAAAAACAACCTAGATATTCAAAATAGGGAATATGTAAAAGATAATGATGTTACAGCAAGATACTACATATGATCAGAAACACATCTCTGCTCTGCTATTTACAGTTGTGTGACGTTGAACAAGTAacttaacctgtctgtgcctcacctgcctcatctgtaaattacCTCACATGGTAGcagtgaagatgaaataaaatgaaaagaagaagtCCTAACGTTGGGTTAAGCCCTCAGTGCAAGTTAACTGCTATTAATAATAGAATACCATGCAATGATTAAAATGATGTATTTAAACTTATTGaccaaagaaagaagcaaatcatAAACTattgagagggaaaaaagcagattataaaacCTAATGTAGAGTGTAATCCCAttcctgtaaaataaaaatgtgcatatacacctacatatagaaaaaaagttttgaagGAGAAACAAGAATGTTAATGAGTTCATTCTGGATAATGGAATTGTGagtgtttcttttattctttacttaaaattcattttctcatttatcatgaaaatgtattacttctgtaacaaattagaagtctatgaaatttttaaatgttacctaTTACCCAGTTATTAcacaatatttgcaaattttacagAGATTTAATTTAGATTAGACTTTGGCTTTTTTGTTGCTTTCTAAGATATGGAGATGGGAAACTATTCTTAAGATGTTACTGCATTCTTAGGGAATCACTAAAGGACAACTTATATATTAGGGCTGCTCAAAAAAACCAACCACATAATaccaaagttaaataaaaatctatccTACCTTCAGAAAATTTGGGTCCTCTTTTCTTGTATAAAAAGGATCATACTCTTTTGGATCATAATGCTCTATAAATGCATTTCCCtataggaaggaaataaaaccacatataaGAACAAGAGGTACACAATTAATTTTGAACATAACAGAACTCAAGAGTCAAACACATAGTTCCATTCTTGTGCTTTGAAATGGCATCACTGACAAAGgcaaaagggaagggaagaccAAATTTATTTGAAGTTAAATTTAATGTATTCAAGTAATAAATATTATAGTGATACaagaaatttacttaaaatttgcAAGATTTTAATAAAGAATGTTAGAACACTAAAAGatttgtgaatttgtttttaaacgCTTACTAATCGAACATCTTAGATGTCTTTAAAATGCTAGAACAGACATATTTTATAGCTTTGTAAATAGAGTtccagaacaaaaaaaaaaatatatatatatcctgaaCCTAAAGTCCAAAATTTCTTAATAggtatataaaatgaataattacatgggaaaaacaaagaaaaattattctaatgTACACACCTAAATCCAGACctaatcctcctcctccaccctctccacACACCCTGGATTTAAGAATAGTATATGCTATAACAGAGTACAGCTTACACATATAtagagtggggaggggcaggctgtTTGGATGATCATAAATAAAGATAACTATAGTTTTTAAACCAACTGAAAACAGTTTCAAATGATCTCTTAGTACctttttatttacatgttttaaaaaaccaTCTAATTCCTCTTGTCTCCTTTTCTTAATCTTCTTATGTGAacaaactttttctataattttcttctggAGAGGATCTGCCACATGGTCAACCCATCTTTTATAtaatatctcttttcttcttgcatttaAGAAGTTATGATGTTGTAAATACTTATCTAGTTCCTAGTAAACAATGatagaaaagacaaatatattaCCTTAAAGCTCTcttgttctaaaatttaaatttcatttatattcctAACAATGACCGACAAAGTCATTCATTACTTCAGTCATTTATTTGGCTTCCACTGTGTGATACACACTAAACTGgaaacaaagaatatacagataaattaaacaacatgccTGCTCCCCCTGGAGGGACAGACTACAAAACAAATCcacaaaacaacagaaagaaagagaatatagcAAGAtatatatttaggggctggcctggtggcgcagcgcttaagtgcacaggttccgcttcggcggcccagggttcaccggtttggatcccaggtgcggacatggcacctcttggcaagccatgctgtggtaggcgtcccacatataaagtagaggaaaatgggcatggatgttagctcggggccagtcttcctcagcaaaaagaggaagattggcagcagatgttagctcagggctaatcttcctcaaaaaaaaaaatcattaaaaatagcaaattttgttttatatattgtacaacaatgggaaaaaatgattaaattttttttaaagatttacaaAATGGGAGCTATTTGGGATGAGCCTTAAAGAATGAGTTATCTAGGAAGAGAAGGGATGacagagaatgaagaagaaaatattctatgcagaaaaaaaaagacaagagtaaAGAGGCAGAAGTGTAGCACAACCTGGTCCAAATAGCAAGTAGTCTGCAAAGAAAATGCTTGATTTAGACTATAAACCAAATAATTCCAACCAAaacttctcattctcctttcatctagcaaatgaaataatgtgacTACTAGGATCAACAACATGAaattcataatgaaaaaaataaaataacaagaatcCTGAGAGAGTCTCTCTAACTTCAGTTCATAGTACAGTTCAACCATACTCAATGAACAGTACCTTTCCTTTTGAAAcaaatctgaaggaaattcttaaaaacaaaaacaggtcaCCTACTCCAGTGTTTAGTGTACTTCACATGGACATTAGTCTTGTCTGATAATTATGCCCATCCTGCTACAGCTAAAGCCTTGTTGCTACCAATGTATACCTGAGGAATGACTGGCCAGTGTGTTCCAATAACAGTTCTTAAAGCTCTTAATAATACATAATGACTCCACAGAAACCCCACTAAGATGAAGGAACAAATGAGTAGGGAGAAACTCTTTTAAGTTATCTGTGAAAGAATCCCCACAaagaacaggaagagaggaagtcAAAGCAATCTCAGAGCTCTCTTAAGGTTAATCCTAGGGACTAATAagtgtttttaattctttctattttctatattttctaagatttttataatgATGCATTACatctaaaatggaaaaacaaaatttaatttttaattgagatacaTTCTGTAACCAGTTCTTACCTTAATCATGtagttttctctatataatattGATTGAATAGCTGCATCAATATCTTCTTCAGCTAATGTCTAAAATAATAGGATGAGACTTTGcaaatcaaatcttaaaaaaattaaattattaatactACCTGGACTCATAATATTTTATGTGACAGACATGTCCCTGGAAAGTTCTCTGTAAATCCAATTTTTCAACCTCAAGTCATATCATCAAGTACTTGTTTAAGAGTATTTGAATCTTTCTGCTTTTGGGTACAGCTCATTCTAGGGCAAAAAAATAACTCAGATCACAGATATTTTGAGTCCAAGCATGGTCATaagacttgcccagagtcacgtGGTAGGGAGAACCCATTGTTTTTCACTTCCTATAAAATGCTTTTACCTTTATGGG
This genomic interval from Equus quagga isolate Etosha38 chromosome 5, UCLA_HA_Equagga_1.0, whole genome shotgun sequence contains the following:
- the FAM228B gene encoding protein FAM228B isoform X1 — translated: MCPVFPGALLFVTTMKNADSDDLITNKLPSLKSSKEWLDPQPLSFTQTLAEEDIDAAIQSILYRENYMIKELDKYLQHHNFLNARRKEILYKRWVDHVADPLQKKIIEKVCSHKKIKKRRQEELDGFLKHVNKKGNAFIEHYDPKEYDPFYTRKEDPNFLKVTIPPLRDPLKKAQYDKDDEKRTLLQCETGKIYTMKEFKEVEKAKLYSRFPRISTSRHFMTPNEWLKLPTVYIESEFCKRSRLKVKVNFNDCSCDLKPSARPPHLLESQEEEKAVIYKF
- the FAM228B gene encoding protein FAM228B isoform X2; the encoded protein is MKNADSDDLITNKLPSLKSSKEWLDPQPLSFTQTLAEEDIDAAIQSILYRENYMIKELDKYLQHHNFLNARRKEILYKRWVDHVADPLQKKIIEKVCSHKKIKKRRQEELDGFLKHVNKKGNAFIEHYDPKEYDPFYTRKEDPNFLKVTIPPLRDPLKKAQYDKDDEKRTLLQCETGKIYTMKEFKEVEKAKLYSRFPRISTSRHFMTPNEWLKLPTVYIESEFCKRSRLKVKVNFNDCSCDLKPSARPPHLLESQEEEKAVIYKF